A part of Maridesulfovibrio hydrothermalis AM13 = DSM 14728 genomic DNA contains:
- a CDS encoding ATP-binding protein, which yields MGHIIGKDIYRKLGEKVDNTTVRMPWSDAMHEMLVNLYTPAEADLIVRMPYRPSTVERISRLTGMDAGVLQPLLEGMCFKGLVCDLWEDGQYQYMISPFVIGFFEFTMMRTQGQLESKKWAELFQSYMFGDKSFFESNFGDGQQISIMRALPYEDAVRDVEHVEILDYEKASALVAQHDKFAVGICSCRHEKMHLGEQGCDVTLETCTSMGDAAEFLLRNKFAREICRSEMNDIMARSKEMGFTLTTDNVKENSGFICHCCGCCCNLLNGIKFSGYPGVLVSSSFIAAVDLNDCNGCGLCVKACPVDAISIYKKEKDDPAGRAERYAVVDKSICLGCGVCSLKCKTEALKMDKREQKVIHPEDSFERVILQSLERGTLQNLIFDNPNSRSEDFMRSLLGGFLKLSPVKKGLMSDVLRSRFLSVLKKGSS from the coding sequence ATGGGACATATTATTGGAAAAGATATATATCGGAAACTTGGCGAAAAAGTAGACAATACTACAGTACGCATGCCGTGGTCAGACGCGATGCATGAGATGCTTGTAAATCTGTATACGCCTGCGGAAGCGGACCTTATTGTCCGCATGCCTTACCGCCCCTCCACGGTTGAGCGCATTTCCAGACTTACCGGAATGGATGCCGGAGTTTTGCAGCCTTTGCTGGAAGGGATGTGCTTTAAGGGGCTTGTTTGTGATCTCTGGGAGGATGGTCAGTATCAATATATGATCAGTCCTTTTGTTATCGGTTTTTTTGAGTTTACTATGATGCGCACTCAGGGACAGCTTGAATCCAAAAAATGGGCTGAACTGTTCCAGAGTTATATGTTCGGTGATAAATCTTTTTTTGAATCAAATTTCGGAGATGGTCAGCAGATTTCTATAATGCGGGCATTGCCGTATGAAGATGCTGTCCGGGATGTGGAGCACGTGGAGATTCTTGATTACGAGAAGGCTTCCGCTCTTGTGGCACAGCATGACAAGTTTGCTGTTGGTATTTGTTCCTGCAGGCATGAAAAAATGCATCTGGGTGAGCAGGGCTGTGACGTAACTCTGGAAACCTGCACTTCTATGGGCGACGCTGCTGAGTTTTTACTTCGCAACAAGTTTGCCCGTGAAATATGCCGCTCTGAGATGAATGATATTATGGCCCGTTCAAAAGAGATGGGTTTCACCTTAACGACTGATAACGTTAAAGAGAATTCAGGGTTTATCTGTCATTGCTGCGGGTGTTGCTGTAACCTTTTAAATGGAATTAAATTTTCCGGTTATCCGGGGGTGCTGGTTTCATCATCTTTTATAGCTGCAGTTGATTTAAATGACTGCAACGGTTGCGGACTTTGTGTCAAAGCCTGCCCTGTGGATGCTATTTCTATTTATAAAAAAGAAAAAGATGACCCCGCGGGTAGGGCTGAGCGTTATGCCGTAGTTGACAAAAGTATATGTCTGGGCTGCGGAGTCTGCTCCCTGAAATGCAAGACCGAAGCACTCAAGATGGATAAACGGGAGCAGAAAGTTATTCATCCCGAAGACAGTTTTGAAAGGGTTATTCTGCAATCATTGGAACGCGGAACTTTGCAAAATCTTATTTTTGATAACCCCAACAGCCGCAGTGAGGATTTTATGCGTTCTCTGCTGGGCGGGTTTTTGAAACTTTCTCCGGTTAAAAAAGGGTTGATGAGCGATGTGCTACGTTCACGTTTTTTAAGTGTTCTTAAAAAAGGCAGCTCATAA
- a CDS encoding GAF domain-containing protein, which translates to MGATRLYKAIYEITRSVNSSLEPKKVLSTIAEKVATVMELKGCFIRLLDRTGETLLADASYGLSERYEQKGPVEVAKSLLDQEVLQGKIVNIPDVRSDKRFQYPEEAAKEGLVSLVVLPLTARGEKVTGVLRVYSGQLREFSEEELDFLKCVADLSGLALENARMFHALKRASELANDYIYRMDD; encoded by the coding sequence ATGGGTGCTACCAGACTCTACAAAGCAATTTATGAGATTACGAGGTCCGTAAACTCTAGCTTGGAGCCGAAAAAGGTTCTTTCCACTATAGCTGAGAAAGTCGCTACGGTTATGGAACTGAAAGGATGTTTTATCCGCTTGCTTGACCGCACAGGTGAAACTTTGCTTGCAGATGCTTCTTACGGACTCAGCGAACGTTACGAGCAGAAAGGCCCTGTAGAGGTTGCTAAAAGTTTGCTTGATCAGGAAGTTTTACAGGGTAAAATTGTCAACATCCCTGATGTCCGCAGTGATAAGCGTTTCCAGTATCCTGAAGAAGCAGCTAAAGAAGGTCTTGTTTCTTTGGTTGTTTTACCGCTTACTGCACGTGGCGAGAAAGTGACAGGTGTGCTTCGTGTTTATTCCGGTCAGCTCCGTGAATTTTCAGAAGAAGAATTGGATTTTCTAAAATGCGTTGCTGATCTTTCGGGTCTCGCACTTGAAAATGCGCGCATGTTCCACGCTCTTAAAAGAGCCAGCGAATTGGCAAATGATTACATCTACAGAATGGATGATTAA
- the gap gene encoding type I glyceraldehyde-3-phosphate dehydrogenase codes for MSKVRVGINGFGRIGRQVLKTIWERHRDTIEVVAVNDLFDIETNAFLCARDTNYGKFPPEIRVEGNTMHVGSDFVVQNFAERDPRRIPWGDCGVDVVIECTGIFRTGPKAAQHLEGGAKKVIISAPAKEEDITVVMGVNHTDYDPAKHNIISNASCTTNCLAPVVKVMHDKFGIAKGVMTTIHAYTNDQRILDQPHKDLRRARAAACNMIPTSTGAAKAVALVIPEMAGRFEGYSVRVPTPTVSLVDFVAVLEKDTTSEELKAVLKEASQGELKGILGYSEEPLVSTDYLADPHSGIVEADFTVVQGGNLAKVYAWYDNEWGYSCRLADLIDYMAKCGL; via the coding sequence ATGAGTAAAGTAAGAGTAGGAATCAATGGATTTGGTCGCATTGGACGTCAGGTTCTCAAAACAATATGGGAAAGACATCGTGATACCATTGAAGTTGTCGCAGTTAATGACCTTTTCGATATTGAAACCAATGCCTTTCTCTGCGCCAGAGATACCAATTACGGAAAATTTCCCCCCGAAATAAGAGTCGAAGGCAATACCATGCATGTCGGTTCTGACTTCGTTGTTCAGAACTTTGCTGAACGTGATCCGCGTCGCATCCCGTGGGGTGATTGCGGTGTAGATGTGGTTATTGAGTGCACCGGTATTTTCAGAACCGGCCCTAAAGCTGCCCAGCATCTTGAAGGCGGCGCAAAAAAAGTAATTATCTCCGCTCCTGCCAAGGAAGAGGATATTACCGTTGTTATGGGGGTAAACCACACCGATTATGACCCTGCAAAGCATAACATTATTTCCAATGCCTCTTGTACCACCAACTGCCTTGCTCCTGTAGTAAAGGTCATGCATGATAAATTCGGCATTGCAAAAGGCGTTATGACCACTATTCACGCCTACACTAATGACCAGCGTATCCTTGATCAGCCGCACAAAGACCTGCGTCGTGCGCGCGCTGCCGCCTGCAACATGATTCCCACCTCTACAGGCGCGGCAAAAGCCGTTGCTCTTGTTATTCCTGAAATGGCCGGGCGTTTTGAAGGTTATTCCGTTCGCGTGCCTACGCCTACCGTATCTCTCGTAGATTTCGTGGCAGTACTCGAAAAAGACACTACTTCTGAAGAACTCAAAGCAGTGCTCAAGGAAGCATCGCAAGGTGAGCTTAAAGGCATTCTCGGTTATTCCGAAGAACCGCTTGTTTCAACAGATTATCTCGCTGATCCGCATTCAGGTATTGTCGAAGCTGACTTTACTGTTGTTCAAGGTGGTAACCTTGCTAAAGTTTACGCATGGTATGATAACGAATGGGGTTATTCCTGCCGTCTTGCTGATTTGATCGACTACATGGCTAAATGCGGTCTGTAG